The following proteins are encoded in a genomic region of Xanthomonas cassavae CFBP 4642:
- a CDS encoding FAD-dependent oxidoreductase: MSLADTRHHQMFPELDSGQLAITRRFASGPAQRFDAGELVFDVGDAHAPVWVVLEGAIEVVRRDGLGNEKPITRHTPGQFTGEVSQLAGRASLAAGRAGPDGCLALPFDTAHLRALMISSAEVGEVVMRALILRRVGLIEGDASGSVLIGEPDDPHLTRLQGFLTRNGYPNTVIDASDEEGRALVQRFGIHEQELPVMVCPSGRVLRQPSDAEAAHCLGMTPDIDPGKRYDVAIVGAGPAGLATAVYAASEGLSVLVMDQRAIGGQVGASARIENYLGFPTGISGQALAGRAYNQALKFGAELAIPIEAGTLECGRDDGALKLDLADGKQLLASTVVVAPGARYRRPEIDGLDRFEGHGVSYWASPVEARLCEGSVVALVGGGNSAGQAVAFLAPRVKELHLIIRGDGLEASMSQYLIERIAALPNVQLHTGTEVAALDGDHERGLQGATLRTRADGATTRVELRHLFLFVGADPNTGWLQQCVETDARGFVITGTTRGDGVPACLPLETNRPGVFAIGDVRAGSVKRVAAAVGEGAAVVAQIHQYLAHQANPVPVSELANAGESGVGNRKSGLRAG, encoded by the coding sequence ATGTCCCTGGCCGATACCCGCCACCATCAGATGTTCCCCGAGCTGGACTCGGGCCAATTGGCGATCACGCGGCGGTTTGCCAGCGGGCCGGCGCAGCGTTTCGATGCGGGCGAGCTCGTCTTCGACGTGGGCGATGCGCACGCGCCGGTGTGGGTGGTGCTGGAAGGCGCCATCGAAGTGGTGCGGCGCGACGGGCTGGGCAACGAAAAGCCGATCACCCGACATACGCCCGGGCAGTTCACTGGCGAGGTGAGCCAGCTGGCCGGCCGCGCGTCGCTGGCGGCCGGGCGGGCCGGGCCGGATGGCTGCCTGGCACTGCCATTCGACACCGCACACCTGCGCGCATTGATGATCAGTTCTGCCGAAGTGGGCGAGGTGGTGATGCGTGCGCTGATCCTGCGCCGCGTCGGCCTGATCGAAGGCGATGCCTCCGGCTCGGTGTTGATCGGCGAGCCGGACGATCCGCATCTGACGCGGCTGCAGGGGTTTTTGACCCGCAACGGTTACCCGAACACGGTGATCGATGCTTCCGACGAGGAAGGCCGCGCGTTGGTGCAGCGCTTCGGCATCCATGAGCAGGAACTGCCGGTGATGGTCTGCCCCAGCGGCCGCGTGCTACGCCAGCCCAGCGATGCCGAAGCCGCGCATTGCCTGGGCATGACACCGGACATCGACCCGGGCAAGCGCTACGACGTGGCCATCGTCGGCGCTGGCCCTGCGGGCCTGGCCACGGCGGTGTACGCCGCTTCCGAAGGCCTGTCGGTGCTGGTGATGGACCAACGCGCCATCGGCGGCCAGGTCGGCGCCTCGGCGCGCATCGAGAACTATCTGGGCTTTCCCACCGGGATTTCCGGGCAGGCGTTGGCGGGGCGTGCCTATAACCAGGCGCTGAAATTCGGTGCCGAGCTGGCGATTCCGATCGAGGCCGGCACGCTGGAATGCGGGCGCGACGATGGTGCGCTGAAGCTGGATCTGGCCGACGGCAAGCAACTGCTGGCCAGCACCGTGGTGGTTGCCCCGGGCGCGCGTTACCGGCGCCCGGAGATCGACGGGCTGGATCGCTTCGAGGGCCATGGCGTGTCGTACTGGGCCTCGCCGGTGGAAGCGCGACTATGCGAGGGCAGCGTGGTGGCGCTGGTGGGTGGCGGCAATTCCGCAGGTCAGGCGGTCGCGTTTCTGGCACCGCGGGTAAAGGAATTGCACCTGATCATTCGCGGCGATGGCCTGGAAGCGTCGATGTCGCAATACCTGATCGAACGTATTGCCGCACTGCCCAACGTGCAGCTGCACACCGGCACCGAAGTGGCCGCGCTGGACGGCGACCACGAGCGCGGGCTGCAGGGGGCGACGCTGCGCACGCGCGCCGATGGCGCGACCACGCGCGTGGAGCTGCGGCACCTGTTCCTGTTCGTCGGTGCCGATCCCAATACCGGTTGGTTGCAGCAGTGCGTGGAGACCGATGCGCGTGGCTTCGTTATCACCGGCACCACGCGCGGCGACGGTGTGCCGGCCTGCCTGCCGCTGGAAACCAATCGCCCCGGTGTGTTCGCCATCGGCGATGTGCGTGCCGGATCGGTCAAGCGCGTGGCGGCCGCGGTGGGCGAGGGTGCCGCGGTGGTCGCGCAGATCCATCAGTATCTGGCCCATCAGGCCAATCCGGTGCCGGTGTCCGAGCTTGCCAATGCTGGGGAATCGGGAGTCGGGAATCGTAAAAGCGGCTTGCGTGCTGGTTGA
- a CDS encoding EAL domain-containing protein, with product MTQIPVCNACRDGQEFPTAITMAFQPIVDIATRSIYAGEALVRGVNGESAGSILAAVDARNRYAFDQACRIKAIECAAQIALPALLSINFMPNAVYNPEHCLRATLSATAQYGWPLAGIIFEVSEQEHLADPAHLLDILRTYRASGMKTAIDDFGAGYAGLGLLAEFQPDLLKLDIALVRGIDTDRSRQAIVRHVTRMCEELHIAVIAEGIEQPGECRALRDLGIHLQQGYLFARPQIGALPQVHWPE from the coding sequence ATGACCCAGATTCCTGTTTGCAACGCCTGCCGCGATGGCCAGGAATTCCCGACTGCCATCACCATGGCGTTCCAGCCCATCGTCGATATCGCTACGCGCAGCATCTACGCAGGCGAAGCGCTGGTGCGCGGCGTCAATGGCGAGTCGGCCGGCAGCATCCTGGCCGCCGTGGACGCACGCAACCGCTATGCCTTCGACCAGGCCTGCCGCATCAAGGCGATCGAGTGCGCCGCACAGATCGCCCTGCCCGCGCTGCTGTCGATCAACTTCATGCCCAACGCGGTCTACAACCCCGAGCACTGCCTGCGCGCCACGCTGTCGGCCACTGCGCAATACGGCTGGCCGCTGGCGGGCATCATCTTCGAGGTCAGCGAACAGGAACATCTGGCCGACCCCGCCCACCTGCTCGACATCCTGCGCACCTATCGCGCGAGCGGCATGAAGACCGCCATCGACGACTTCGGCGCCGGCTATGCCGGCCTCGGCCTGCTGGCCGAATTCCAGCCGGACCTGCTCAAGTTGGACATCGCGCTGGTCCGCGGCATCGACACCGACCGCAGCCGCCAAGCCATCGTGCGTCACGTCACCCGCATGTGCGAGGAACTGCACATCGCCGTCATCGCCGAAGGCATCGAGCAGCCTGGCGAATGCCGCGCCCTGCGCGACCTGGGCATCCACCTGCAGCAAGGCTATCTGTTCGCCCGCCCGCAGATCGGTGCGCTGCCGCAGGTGCACTGGCCGGAGTGA
- a CDS encoding HD domain-containing protein gives MTALTERYAQAVDYARIAHAGQLRKGTQIPYLSHLLGVSTLVLECGGDEEQAIAGLLHDVVEDCGGGHEASIRAQFGDSVADIVMACTDATAEDKAEVDNSERARKRDWRERKLAYLEHLRKTPERALLVSGCDKLYNARSIVQDLENPAVGQDIFTVFTAGRDGTLWYYAALAEIFRTRNAATARLFSAVVARMQALAETGEQPVPVHAPA, from the coding sequence ATGACCGCTCTCACTGAACGCTACGCCCAGGCCGTGGACTACGCCCGCATTGCCCATGCCGGGCAACTGCGCAAGGGCACACAGATCCCGTACCTGAGCCACTTGCTGGGCGTTTCCACGCTGGTGCTGGAATGCGGCGGCGACGAGGAGCAGGCCATTGCCGGGTTGCTGCACGATGTGGTGGAAGACTGCGGTGGCGGTCATGAGGCGTCGATTCGCGCGCAGTTCGGCGACAGCGTTGCCGACATCGTGATGGCCTGCACCGATGCCACCGCCGAAGACAAGGCCGAGGTGGATAACAGCGAGCGTGCGCGCAAGCGCGATTGGCGCGAGCGCAAGCTGGCCTACCTGGAGCATCTGCGCAAGACCCCGGAGCGAGCCTTGCTGGTGTCCGGCTGCGACAAGCTCTACAACGCACGCAGCATCGTGCAGGACCTGGAGAACCCCGCGGTGGGCCAGGACATCTTCACTGTCTTCACTGCCGGCCGCGATGGCACGCTGTGGTACTACGCTGCGCTGGCAGAGATCTTTCGCACGCGCAATGCCGCCACTGCGCGCTTGTTCAGTGCGGTGGTGGCGCGCATGCAGGCACTTGCGGAGACCGGCGAGCAGCCGGTGCCTGTGCATGCCCCGGCCTGA
- a CDS encoding excinuclease ABC subunit UvrA: protein MSNATSAPSGQVHVRGAREHNLKNVDVDIPRDALVVFTGVSGSGKSSLAFGTIFAEAQRRYLDSISPYARRLIDQVGVPEVDAIDGLPPAVALQQARGAPSARSSVGSVTTISNSLRMLYSRAGTYPPGQEIVYADGFSPNTPAGACPTCHGLGRIYDATEATMVLDRSLSIRERAVAAWPGAWHGQNQRDILTTLGIDVDVPWRTLPKKTRDWILFTDEQPVVPVYAGYDLDEVKRALKRKEEPSYMGTFTSARRYVLHTFATTQSAQMKRRVAQYLVSTQCPHCEGKRLRREALSVTFAGLDIGELSRRPLDEVAELLRPAADADLRTQGRKNGAAEHPEQRIAAQRIAADLRARIAVVQALGLGYLSLERSTPTLSPGELQRLRLATQIRSQLFGVVYVMDEPSAGLHPADAQALLGALDQLKAAGNSVFVVEHEVDVIRHADWIVDVGPAAGAHGGQVLYSGPPAGLETVQASSTRRYLFGAPPQVHRHAREAGGWLQLRGITRNNVRGLDVDLPLGVFTTVTGVSGSGKSSLISQALVELLAAHLGHTQVEEDETLDPLERGTQAPVDGAIVAGLDQVRRLVRVDQKPIGRTPRSNLATYTGLFDPVRKLFAATPAARRRRYDPGQFSFNVAKGRCATCEGEGSVSVELLFMPSVYAPCPTCHGARYNAKTLEIELRGHTIAQVLEMTVEQAAGFFADDASVLRPLQVLREVGLGYLRLGQPATELSGGEAQRIKLATELQRAQRRDTVYVLDEPTTGLHPSDVDTLMTQLQGLVEAGNTVIVVEHDMRVAASSDWVLDMGPGAGGAGGTVVVAGTPELVAQHRGSRTAPFLAQVLAGK, encoded by the coding sequence ATGTCCAACGCAACGTCCGCTCCCTCCGGCCAGGTGCACGTGCGCGGCGCGCGCGAGCACAACCTCAAGAACGTGGACGTGGACATTCCACGCGATGCGCTGGTGGTGTTCACCGGCGTGTCCGGCTCGGGCAAGTCGTCGCTGGCGTTCGGCACCATCTTTGCCGAAGCGCAGCGGCGCTATCTGGATTCCATCTCGCCCTACGCGCGGCGCCTGATCGATCAGGTAGGCGTGCCGGAAGTGGATGCCATCGACGGCCTGCCACCTGCGGTGGCGCTGCAGCAGGCGCGTGGCGCGCCAAGCGCGCGTTCGTCGGTAGGCAGCGTCACCACCATCTCCAATTCGCTGCGCATGCTGTATTCGCGAGCGGGGACGTACCCGCCGGGGCAGGAGATCGTCTATGCCGATGGATTCTCGCCGAACACGCCGGCCGGCGCCTGTCCCACCTGCCACGGCCTGGGCCGCATCTACGATGCCACCGAGGCGACCATGGTGCTGGATCGCAGCCTGAGCATCCGCGAGCGCGCGGTGGCGGCCTGGCCGGGCGCCTGGCATGGACAGAACCAGCGCGACATCCTCACCACGCTGGGCATCGATGTGGATGTGCCGTGGCGGACATTGCCCAAGAAGACCCGCGACTGGATTCTCTTCACCGACGAGCAGCCGGTGGTGCCGGTGTATGCCGGCTACGACCTGGACGAGGTCAAACGCGCGCTCAAACGCAAGGAAGAGCCCAGCTATATGGGCACCTTTACCAGTGCGCGGCGCTATGTGCTGCACACCTTCGCCACCACCCAGAGCGCGCAGATGAAAAGGCGCGTGGCGCAGTACCTGGTGAGCACGCAATGCCCGCACTGCGAGGGCAAGCGGCTACGGCGCGAAGCACTGTCGGTGACCTTTGCCGGGCTGGATATCGGTGAATTGTCGCGGCGTCCGCTGGACGAGGTGGCCGAGTTGCTGCGTCCGGCGGCAGACGCCGACCTGCGCACGCAGGGCAGGAAGAACGGCGCGGCCGAGCATCCGGAGCAGCGCATCGCCGCGCAACGCATCGCGGCGGACCTGCGCGCGCGCATCGCCGTGGTGCAGGCCTTGGGCCTGGGCTATCTCAGCCTGGAGCGCAGCACGCCCACGCTGTCGCCAGGCGAACTGCAACGGCTACGGCTGGCCACGCAGATCCGCTCGCAGTTGTTCGGCGTGGTGTATGTGATGGACGAACCATCGGCCGGCCTGCACCCGGCCGATGCGCAGGCACTGCTGGGCGCGCTGGATCAGCTCAAGGCAGCGGGCAATTCGGTCTTCGTGGTCGAGCACGAAGTGGATGTGATCCGCCACGCCGACTGGATCGTGGATGTGGGCCCTGCCGCAGGTGCGCATGGCGGGCAGGTGCTGTACAGCGGCCCGCCCGCCGGGCTGGAGACGGTGCAGGCGTCATCCACACGACGCTATCTGTTCGGCGCGCCGCCGCAGGTGCATCGCCATGCGCGCGAGGCAGGCGGGTGGCTGCAGTTGCGCGGCATCACCCGCAACAACGTGCGGGGCCTGGATGTGGATCTGCCGCTGGGTGTGTTCACCACGGTCACCGGCGTATCCGGCTCGGGCAAGTCGTCGTTGATCAGCCAGGCGCTGGTGGAACTACTGGCGGCGCATCTGGGGCACACGCAGGTGGAGGAAGACGAGACGCTCGATCCGCTGGAGCGGGGCACCCAGGCGCCCGTGGATGGTGCGATCGTCGCTGGGCTGGATCAGGTGCGCCGCCTGGTGCGCGTGGACCAGAAGCCGATCGGGCGCACGCCCCGTTCCAACCTGGCCACCTATACCGGCCTGTTCGATCCGGTGCGCAAGTTGTTTGCGGCCACGCCCGCCGCGCGGCGCCGCCGCTACGACCCGGGGCAGTTTTCCTTCAACGTGGCCAAGGGCCGCTGCGCCACCTGCGAAGGTGAGGGCTCGGTATCGGTAGAGTTGCTATTCATGCCCAGCGTTTACGCGCCATGCCCCACCTGCCACGGCGCGCGCTACAACGCCAAGACCCTGGAGATCGAGCTGCGCGGGCACACCATTGCGCAGGTGTTGGAGATGACGGTGGAGCAGGCGGCCGGCTTCTTTGCCGACGACGCCAGCGTGCTGCGGCCGTTGCAGGTGCTGCGCGAAGTGGGGCTGGGCTATCTGCGGCTGGGCCAGCCGGCTACCGAACTCTCCGGCGGCGAGGCGCAGCGCATCAAGCTGGCCACCGAACTACAACGCGCCCAAAGGCGCGACACCGTCTACGTGCTGGACGAGCCGACGACCGGCCTGCACCCGTCCGACGTGGATACCTTGATGACGCAGTTGCAGGGGCTGGTGGAGGCAGGCAATACGGTAATCGTGGTTGAACACGATATGCGCGTGGCCGCCAGCAGCGACTGGGTGCTGGACATGGGCCCGGGCGCGGGCGGCGCCGGCGGCACAGTGGTGGTGGCCGGAACGCCGGAGCTGGTGGCGCAGCACCGTGGCAGCCGTACGGCGCCGTTCCTGGCGCAGGTGCTGGCCGGGAAATAA
- a CDS encoding glycoside hydrolase family 3 N-terminal domain-containing protein, whose translation MTPHPTRRQLLRGVATLAVLSRVPSGWALPPPPLRGPAFIEDLIARMTLEEKAGQLSLFASAEQTDKAIVANPVRNDTANRTQLAAARAGRLTGVFNGSNVLWHRQLQQAAMQSRLKIPLFFAADVIHGYATVFPVPLGEAASFEPELAQRTARAAAMEASAVGIDWTFAPMVDIARDARWGRGVEGAGEDVLLAQRFAQARVHGFQGRAGLAHADALAACPKHFAAYGAAEGGLDYNSVDISERTLREVYLPPFQAAFDAGAVTTMAAFNALSGVPATANVRLLDTVLRQELQYRGLVVSDYTADQELVAHGVATDDRDAARLAFLAGVDISMQSGLYLQYLPALVAAGMVPMQRLDASVRRVLGFKAALGLFDDPFRRIQPARAQPRQRRADTLALAREAACKSVVLLKNERELLPLQRSGQRIALIGPLARDWANHDGPWSMFRQEDRNNTVAAAVARAMTDPQLLQVVDGCGFDQPLPGGVQAAVEAARTADVVLLTVGEPMTYSGEAQSRTEIVLPDMQQQLLAAVVATGTPVVLLLSTGRALALQGPALQSAAILVTWFLGSQAGNAMADILFGAQAPSGRLPVSFPHAAGQVPYTYAHPPSGRPSPNPAVWSEYTTQYRNVPNTALFPFGHGLTYGRIDYSNLRLSAPHLTATGSLQLNARIGNRGSRDADEVVQLYVRSRTASVTRPVRELKDFRKVTVPAGGSVEVQFELRRENLLFVGQALTPTVEPGLFDVWIAPSAEADGVSGRFELRG comes from the coding sequence ATGACCCCGCATCCAACGCGTCGACAGTTGCTCCGCGGTGTGGCCACGCTGGCCGTGCTCAGCCGGGTCCCGAGCGGTTGGGCGCTGCCGCCGCCTCCCTTGCGCGGACCGGCCTTCATCGAAGACCTGATTGCTCGCATGACGCTGGAGGAAAAGGCCGGTCAGCTCAGCCTGTTTGCCTCGGCAGAGCAGACCGACAAGGCCATTGTTGCCAACCCGGTCCGCAACGACACTGCAAATCGCACCCAGTTGGCGGCAGCGCGCGCCGGGCGGCTGACCGGGGTCTTCAATGGCTCCAACGTGCTCTGGCACCGGCAATTGCAGCAGGCGGCGATGCAGAGCCGGCTTAAAATCCCGCTGTTTTTTGCCGCCGACGTGATTCACGGCTACGCCACGGTGTTTCCGGTGCCGCTGGGCGAGGCAGCCAGCTTCGAGCCGGAGCTGGCGCAACGCACCGCACGCGCCGCAGCGATGGAGGCCAGTGCGGTCGGGATCGACTGGACGTTCGCGCCGATGGTGGACATCGCCCGCGATGCCCGCTGGGGCCGCGGGGTGGAAGGCGCCGGCGAAGACGTGCTGCTGGCGCAGCGGTTTGCGCAGGCACGCGTACATGGTTTCCAGGGGAGGGCTGGGCTGGCGCATGCCGATGCGCTCGCGGCCTGTCCCAAGCATTTTGCCGCCTATGGCGCAGCCGAGGGCGGCCTGGACTACAACAGCGTGGACATCTCCGAGCGTACGTTGCGCGAGGTATATCTGCCGCCGTTCCAGGCCGCTTTCGACGCCGGCGCGGTCACCACCATGGCCGCGTTCAATGCGCTGTCGGGTGTGCCGGCAACGGCCAACGTCCGGTTGCTGGACACGGTGCTGCGGCAGGAGCTGCAGTACCGCGGTCTGGTGGTGTCCGACTACACCGCCGATCAGGAACTGGTGGCGCACGGCGTGGCCACAGACGACCGCGACGCGGCACGGCTGGCGTTTCTGGCTGGCGTGGACATCAGCATGCAGAGCGGCCTGTACCTGCAATACCTGCCGGCGCTGGTGGCTGCGGGTATGGTGCCGATGCAGCGGTTGGACGCCTCGGTGCGCCGGGTGCTGGGCTTCAAAGCGGCATTGGGGTTGTTCGACGACCCGTTCCGGCGCATCCAGCCTGCACGGGCACAGCCGCGGCAGCGCCGCGCAGACACCCTGGCGTTGGCCCGCGAGGCGGCCTGCAAATCGGTGGTGTTGCTGAAAAACGAGCGTGAACTGCTGCCACTGCAACGCAGCGGCCAACGCATCGCGTTGATCGGGCCACTGGCGCGCGACTGGGCCAATCATGACGGGCCGTGGAGCATGTTCCGTCAGGAAGACCGTAATAACACCGTGGCCGCGGCCGTGGCTCGTGCCATGACCGACCCACAGCTGCTGCAGGTGGTGGACGGGTGCGGCTTCGACCAGCCGCTGCCCGGCGGCGTGCAGGCTGCGGTGGAGGCCGCGCGCACCGCCGACGTGGTACTGCTGACAGTCGGCGAGCCGATGACCTATTCCGGCGAGGCGCAATCGCGGACCGAGATAGTCCTGCCGGACATGCAACAGCAGTTGCTGGCAGCAGTGGTGGCCACCGGCACCCCGGTCGTGCTGCTGCTCAGCACCGGCCGGGCGCTGGCGCTACAAGGCCCGGCACTGCAAAGCGCAGCGATCCTGGTCACCTGGTTCCTGGGCTCGCAGGCCGGCAACGCGATGGCGGACATCCTGTTCGGTGCACAGGCGCCCAGCGGCCGCCTGCCGGTGAGTTTTCCGCATGCGGCAGGCCAGGTGCCCTACACCTACGCGCATCCGCCCAGCGGCCGCCCCAGTCCGAATCCGGCCGTGTGGAGCGAGTACACCACGCAATACCGCAACGTGCCCAATACGGCGCTGTTCCCGTTCGGTCATGGCCTGACCTATGGCCGCATCGACTACAGCAACCTGCGCCTGAGCGCACCGCACCTGACCGCCACAGGCAGCCTGCAGCTCAACGCGCGCATCGGCAACCGTGGCAGTCGCGATGCAGACGAAGTGGTGCAACTGTATGTGCGCAGCCGCACCGCCAGCGTCACCCGCCCGGTGCGCGAACTCAAGGATTTTCGCAAGGTCACGGTGCCTGCCGGCGGTAGCGTCGAGGTGCAGTTCGAACTGCGCCGCGAAAACCTGCTGTTCGTCGGTCAGGCACTGACGCCGACCGTGGAGCCAGGCCTGTTCGACGTGTGGATCGCGCCGTCGGCCGAGGCCGATGGCGTGAGCGGCAGATTCGAACTGCGGGGCTGA
- a CDS encoding FAD binding domain-containing protein codes for MGTRDGTGMIPLSYARADSIDAALTAIAPRADEAHSVPSEAPVRLIAGGTNLTDLMKLQLMRPSSLVDITRLPLDSITVQPDGGMRLGALARNAETAYHPEVETRYPLLSAAILAGASAQIRNMASNGGNLLQRTRCMYFYDSATPCNKRAPGSGCSAIGGLTTYNAILGTSAHCIATHPSDMCVALAALDAVVHVQGRTGERAIAFADFHRLPGDHPELDSTLAPDELIVHIDLPAAQRFVAHSAYLKIRERLSYAFALVSVAAALDLAEDGSIGDVRVALGGVAHKPWRKPEAEAQLVGLPANADSFARLADALLEGAQPQGANAFKLPLARRAIVRALQVAREGSIDSRGRSHALEESP; via the coding sequence CTGGGAACCAGGGACGGTACCGGCATGATCCCGCTCAGCTATGCGCGCGCAGACAGCATCGACGCAGCGCTCACCGCCATCGCCCCGCGCGCCGACGAGGCGCACTCCGTGCCGTCGGAAGCGCCGGTCCGGCTGATTGCCGGCGGCACCAATCTCACCGACCTAATGAAGCTGCAGCTGATGCGCCCCAGCAGCCTGGTCGACATCACTCGCCTGCCGCTGGACAGCATCACCGTACAGCCCGATGGCGGCATGCGCCTGGGTGCACTCGCGCGCAACGCGGAGACCGCCTACCACCCGGAAGTGGAAACACGTTACCCGTTGTTGAGTGCGGCGATCCTGGCCGGCGCCTCGGCGCAGATCCGCAACATGGCCAGCAATGGCGGCAACCTGCTGCAGCGCACGCGCTGCATGTATTTCTACGACAGCGCCACGCCCTGCAACAAGCGCGCACCCGGCAGCGGTTGCTCGGCCATCGGCGGGCTTACCACCTACAACGCCATCCTGGGCACCAGCGCGCACTGCATCGCCACGCATCCATCGGACATGTGCGTGGCACTGGCTGCACTGGATGCAGTGGTGCATGTGCAAGGCCGCACGGGCGAACGCGCTATCGCATTCGCCGATTTCCACCGCCTGCCCGGCGACCACCCGGAGCTGGACAGCACGCTGGCGCCGGATGAGTTGATCGTGCATATCGACCTGCCCGCGGCGCAGCGTTTCGTCGCGCACAGCGCCTACCTGAAAATCCGCGAGCGCCTGTCGTATGCGTTTGCGCTGGTATCGGTTGCTGCAGCGCTGGATCTGGCCGAGGACGGCAGCATTGGCGATGTGCGCGTTGCGCTGGGTGGCGTGGCGCACAAGCCCTGGCGCAAGCCCGAGGCCGAAGCACAGCTGGTAGGCCTGCCCGCCAACGCAGACAGTTTCGCGCGCCTGGCCGACGCGTTGCTGGAAGGCGCGCAGCCGCAGGGCGCCAACGCCTTCAAGCTGCCGCTGGCACGCCGCGCCATCGTGCGCGCGCTCCAGGTCGCGCGCGAGGGCAGCATCGACAGCCGCGGGCGCTCCCATGCGCTGGAGGAATCGCCATGA
- a CDS encoding (2Fe-2S)-binding protein, with translation MNATPATAHDTASAPATSAPTYPVNLRINGQPYHLQLEAWVSLLDLLRDRLDLTGTKKGCDHGQCGACTVLVNGRRINSCLTLAVMQDGADITTVEGLADGEQLHPLQRAFIERDAFQCGYCTPGQLCSAAGLLNEGKAHTRDQVRELMSGNLCRCGAYPQITDAVMDVLDASGQASDSTGKTWEPGTVPA, from the coding sequence ATGAATGCCACGCCCGCCACCGCCCATGACACGGCATCGGCACCCGCCACGTCCGCACCGACCTACCCGGTCAACCTGCGCATCAACGGCCAGCCCTATCACTTGCAGCTCGAAGCCTGGGTGAGCCTGCTCGACCTGTTGCGCGACCGGCTCGATCTCACAGGCACCAAGAAAGGCTGCGATCACGGCCAATGCGGTGCCTGCACGGTGCTGGTGAACGGGCGTCGCATCAATAGCTGCCTGACGCTGGCCGTGATGCAGGACGGCGCCGACATCACGACCGTCGAAGGCCTGGCCGACGGCGAGCAACTGCATCCGTTGCAACGTGCCTTCATCGAACGCGATGCATTCCAGTGCGGTTACTGCACACCGGGCCAGTTGTGCTCCGCCGCCGGCCTGCTCAACGAAGGCAAGGCGCATACCCGCGACCAGGTGCGCGAGTTGATGAGCGGCAACCTGTGCCGCTGCGGCGCCTACCCGCAGATCACCGACGCGGTGATGGATGTACTCGATGCATCCGGCCAGGCAAGCGACAGCACCGGCAAGACCTGGGAACCAGGGACGGTACCGGCATGA